The following proteins are encoded in a genomic region of Mycolicibacterium confluentis:
- the pntB gene encoding Re/Si-specific NAD(P)(+) transhydrogenase subunit beta — MFTLETAATAAYVVAALLFILALAGLSKHETSRAGNTFGITGMAVALVATIALAINHQIEPLGLALLIGAMAVGAAIGLWRAKVVEMTGMPELIALLHSFVGLAAVLVGWNGYLHVEGDAGGTEAALLSEQGMLGIHSAEVVIGVFIGAVTFTGSIVANLKLSARIKSAPMMLPGKNILNVGALVAFLALTVWFVIDPSLWLLVAVTVLALLLGWHLVASIGGGDMPVVVSMLNSYSGWAAAASGFLLGNDLLIITGALVGSSGAYLSYIMCKAMNRSFISVIAGGFGIEAGPSEDKDYGEHREINAEAAADMLTSASSVIITPGYGMAVAQAQYGVADLTRKLRDRGIDVRFGIHPVAGRLPGHMNVLLAEAKVPYDIVLEMDEINDDFDGTSVVLVIGANDTVNPAASEDPSSPIAGMPVLTVWDADNVIVFKRSMASGYAGVQNPLFFRDNTQMLFGDAKDRVDAILAAL, encoded by the coding sequence ATGTTCACTCTGGAAACCGCCGCCACCGCGGCCTACGTCGTCGCGGCGCTGCTGTTCATCCTCGCGCTGGCCGGCCTGTCCAAGCACGAGACGTCGCGGGCGGGAAACACCTTCGGCATCACAGGCATGGCGGTCGCGCTGGTCGCCACCATCGCGCTGGCCATCAACCACCAGATCGAACCGCTCGGTCTGGCACTGCTGATCGGCGCGATGGCCGTCGGTGCCGCGATCGGGTTGTGGCGGGCCAAGGTCGTCGAGATGACCGGCATGCCCGAACTCATCGCGCTGCTGCACTCGTTCGTCGGTCTGGCCGCGGTCCTCGTCGGCTGGAACGGCTACCTGCACGTCGAAGGTGACGCCGGCGGGACCGAGGCCGCGCTTCTGAGCGAGCAGGGCATGCTCGGCATCCACTCGGCCGAAGTCGTCATCGGCGTGTTCATCGGCGCCGTGACCTTCACGGGTTCGATCGTGGCCAACCTCAAACTCTCGGCGCGCATCAAGTCCGCACCGATGATGCTGCCCGGCAAGAACATCCTCAATGTCGGCGCGCTGGTGGCATTCCTGGCGCTGACAGTGTGGTTCGTCATCGACCCGTCACTGTGGCTTCTCGTCGCGGTGACCGTGCTGGCGCTGCTGCTGGGCTGGCACCTGGTCGCCTCCATCGGTGGCGGCGACATGCCCGTCGTCGTATCGATGCTCAACAGCTACTCCGGCTGGGCCGCGGCCGCCTCGGGCTTCCTGCTCGGCAACGACCTGCTGATCATCACCGGCGCACTGGTCGGCTCCTCGGGTGCCTACCTGTCCTACATCATGTGCAAAGCCATGAACCGATCGTTCATCTCAGTGATCGCAGGCGGCTTCGGCATCGAAGCAGGCCCCAGCGAAGACAAGGACTACGGCGAGCACCGCGAGATCAACGCCGAAGCCGCCGCCGACATGCTCACATCCGCGAGTTCGGTGATCATCACCCCCGGCTACGGCATGGCCGTCGCCCAGGCTCAGTACGGCGTCGCCGACCTGACCCGCAAGCTGCGCGACCGCGGCATCGACGTCCGCTTCGGCATCCACCCGGTCGCCGGACGCCTGCCCGGGCACATGAACGTGCTCCTGGCCGAGGCCAAGGTGCCCTACGACATCGTGCTCGAGATGGACGAGATCAACGACGACTTCGACGGCACCTCCGTCGTCCTGGTGATCGGCGCCAACGACACCGTCAACCCCGCCGCCTCCGAAGACCCCAGCAGCCCCATCGCCGGCATGCCCGTGCTCACGGTGTGGGACGCCGACAACGTCATCGTGTTCAAACGCTCCATGGCCTCCGGCTACGCCGGCGTGCAGAACCCGCTGTTCTTCCGGGACAACACCCAAATGCTCTTCGGCGACGCCAAAGATCGAGTCGACGCGATCCTGGCCGCGCTGTAG